In Schistocerca serialis cubense isolate TAMUIC-IGC-003099 chromosome 3, iqSchSeri2.2, whole genome shotgun sequence, the following proteins share a genomic window:
- the LOC126470530 gene encoding liprin-alpha-2-like, whose product MWNMMCDVMPTISEDSISQRSSQFSGEDANFEQLMVSMLDERDKLMDSLREAQERLCETEAKLQEVEKERDSLQRQISANLPQVSFVS is encoded by the coding sequence ATGTGGAATATGATGTGTGATGTGATGCCGACAATTTCGGAGGACAGTATCAGTCAGAGAAGTTCGCAATTCTCTGGAGAAGATGCGAACTTCGAACAGCTTATGGTTTCAATGTTGGATGAACGGGACAAGCTTATGGACAGTCTACGAGAAGCTCAAGAAAGGCTGTGTGAAACAGAAGCAAAACTTCAAGAAGTAGAAAAAGAGCGGGACTCTCTTCAGCGACAGATCTCAGCAAACCTTCCTCAG